The Paenibacillus sp. BIC5C1 DNA segment CCCAATGAAACAACTTCTCCCAGCCTAGCCATAACGCAACAACCATACGTTTCCAAGGTGATAAAAGTGTTTGTGGTTGACCTGCATTTTTAGATTCGCTCACCGTAACGCCTCCCATCAACGTATCGATGCGTACACTGTGCAACTGCTGCCTGTTTGCTTCCTGCAATACGACTTCGAGCGCCTGAAGCATCTGCTCCGGCGCGTGTGCATCAGCGCCGAGGGTAGTCCCTCGATCATGCAGTAACATGACCTCTCCGCCCCTTAGCTCCTTCAACATTCGTTCCGTCAATTTCTCAACGCCCACACTGCTTCTCCAGTCCTCAAACATGGACGACCACAGAATAATACGGCGATCTTTTTTACTGAAGAAATCAAACAGATTCATAATGCCCCATGGTGGACGATAATAACAAGTTCTCACCCCCGTTACCCCTTGAATAATCTGACCTGTTCGTTGAATCTGATCTCGAACCGTACGCGGCCGCATCAACCAATTGGTTTTATGAATATAATTATGAATTCCGAGAAGATGACCTTCCTCATGTATGCGCTGGATGAGCTCGGGATGACGGGCTGCATGCTCCCCGACTACAAAAAACGTTGCCTTTGCTTCATACTGACGCAGTAAATCAAGCAATCTGGGCGTGTATTCCGGGTCCGGCCCATCATCAAATGTTAAGGAAAACTCCGTCTCACTTCTCCCGCGCCTGAACACACGA contains these protein-coding regions:
- a CDS encoding polysaccharide deacetylase family protein, translating into MTNLLQSILLWLLYISSFYAFIPSLVSRLFGFRVFRRGRSETEFSLTFDDGPDPEYTPRLLDLLRQYEAKATFFVVGEHAARHPELIQRIHEEGHLLGIHNYIHKTNWLMRPRTVRDQIQRTGQIIQGVTGVRTCYYRPPWGIMNLFDFFSKKDRRIILWSSMFEDWRSSVGVEKLTERMLKELRGGEVMLLHDRGTTLGADAHAPEQMLQALEVVLQEANRQQLHSVRIDTLMGGVTVSESKNAGQPQTLLSPWKRMVVALWLGWEKLFHWVYHLHTASPEDPLLHYRSRVYHGALVEMNDGHVIRNGDPVIELHFDNKKLFDLGMTSRSSMHLAIRMIRAMEQQLPDLARQVALEPELRSAKALYGVSMINRGPEKFGFTVRELAPGPFSSASKVYLKLLLSVIHPAGTKRLKQRSEQLVPKMIAMPLDVLLDRYGQHALVAATAEQSSEELLVPEQDLVPERN